In the Hordeum vulgare subsp. vulgare chromosome 7H, MorexV3_pseudomolecules_assembly, whole genome shotgun sequence genome, one interval contains:
- the LOC123407530 gene encoding 60S ribosomal protein L10a-like, translating into MSKLQSDAVKDAITQIVGEAREKKRKFTETVELQIGLKNYDPQKDKRFSGSVKLPHIPRPKMRVCMLGDAQHVDQAEKMGLDYMDVESLKKMNKNKKLVKKLAKKYHAFLASEAIIKQIPRLLGPGLNKAGKFPTLVSHQESLEAKVNETKATVKFQLKKVLCMGVAVGNLSMDEKQIQQNIQMSVNFLVSLLKKNWQNVRCLYVKSTMGKRVRVF; encoded by the exons ATGAG TAAGCTCCAAAGTGATGCTGTCAAGGATGCCATCACCCAGATTGTTGGGGAGGCCAGAGAAAAGAAACGCAAGTTCACTGAGACTGTGGAGCTTCAGATTGGTCTCAAGAACTACGACCCACAAAAGGATAAACGTTTCAGTGGCTCTGTGAAGCTGCCCCATATCCCCCGCCCAAAGATGAGGGTGTGCATGCTTGGTGATGCCCAGCACGTCGACCAG GCTGAGAAAATGGGACTTGACTACATGGATGTTGAAAGTCttaagaagatgaacaagaacaagaagcttGTTAAGAAGCTAGCCAAGAAGTACCATGCTTTCCTGGCATCAGAGGCCATAATCAAGCAGATCCCTCGTCTCCTTGGCCCTGGTCTTAACAAGGCAG GCAAGTTTCCCACTCTGGTAAGTCACCAGGAATCTCTTGAAGCCAAGGTGAACGAGACAAAAGCTACAGTCAAGTTCCAGCTAAAGAAGGTTCTTTGCATGGGTGTTGCTGTGGGCAACTTGTCGATGGACGAGAAGCAGATCCAACAAAACATCCAAATGAGCGTCAACTTCCTTGTGTCCCTCCTGAAGAAGAACTGGCAGAAT GTGAGGTGCCTGTACGTGAAGAGCACCATGGGGAAGCGTGTACGGGTGTTCTAA